From Desulfosoma caldarium, the proteins below share one genomic window:
- a CDS encoding mechanosensitive ion channel family protein translates to MKTERIDETAKKIGSTLDNMSEKASRRLGTWVNARLFFGISWLKLLFCLGLVFAVVVFERLVRFVVRRKLQMIQDTKGSESWQFLILETVRTPLTLFIWVYGIYAALSPLFGHFQAPDGTNLVHLVASRSADLGGIIVLIWIVFRLATVVDVRLKKWAATTESTIDDMLVPLVGKSLRIFVIAIGAVMVLQTMTGIDLGPLIASLGIGGLALALAAKESVANFFGTLTILFDKPFQVNDRILVDGYDGVVESVGFRSTRIRTLTGHLVTVPNERIVSSTIENITRRPHIRWLTNITITYDTPPHKVERAVEILNKILENHEGMHPNFPPRVYFNGFNDWSLNIMVIAWYHPPNYWDFQAWLQKTCLAILKAFNEEGIDFAFPTRTLYLANDDRRQLKLKMLRGTTDVPITEG, encoded by the coding sequence TTGAAGACAGAAAGAATCGACGAAACGGCAAAAAAGATTGGATCGACACTTGACAACATGAGCGAGAAAGCTTCCAGGCGTTTGGGCACTTGGGTCAATGCCAGGTTATTTTTTGGAATCAGCTGGTTGAAGCTCCTGTTCTGCCTTGGTCTTGTCTTTGCCGTTGTGGTTTTTGAGCGGCTGGTGCGCTTTGTTGTGCGTCGGAAGCTGCAGATGATTCAGGACACCAAAGGTAGTGAAAGTTGGCAGTTTTTGATCTTGGAAACTGTGCGAACGCCACTGACCCTTTTCATTTGGGTTTACGGCATCTACGCGGCGCTTTCCCCGTTATTTGGGCACTTTCAGGCACCCGACGGCACGAACCTGGTCCATTTGGTGGCAAGCCGAAGTGCCGATTTGGGCGGTATCATCGTGCTCATTTGGATTGTCTTTCGCCTGGCGACGGTGGTGGATGTTCGTCTGAAAAAATGGGCTGCCACCACGGAAAGTACCATCGATGACATGTTGGTTCCTCTGGTGGGCAAAAGCTTGCGCATCTTCGTGATAGCCATTGGTGCTGTGATGGTGCTCCAGACTATGACCGGAATCGACTTGGGACCGCTCATCGCGTCTTTGGGCATTGGAGGTTTGGCGCTGGCTTTGGCGGCCAAAGAATCGGTGGCCAATTTCTTTGGCACGCTGACCATCCTGTTTGACAAGCCCTTTCAGGTCAATGATCGCATCCTGGTGGACGGTTATGACGGCGTGGTGGAATCCGTGGGCTTTCGCAGCACTCGGATAAGAACGCTCACGGGCCATCTGGTGACGGTGCCCAACGAAAGAATCGTCAGCTCAACTATTGAAAATATCACCAGACGCCCCCATATTCGATGGTTGACCAATATCACCATCACCTATGATACGCCGCCGCACAAGGTGGAACGTGCCGTGGAGATCCTTAACAAGATTCTTGAAAATCACGAAGGTATGCATCCGAATTTTCCGCCCAGGGTTTACTTTAACGGTTTTAATGATTGGAGCCTCAATATCATGGTCATTGCCTGGTATCATCCACCGAATTACTGGGACTTCCAGGCTTGGTTACAAAAAACCTGTTTGGCGATCCTGAAGGCTTTTAACGAAGAAGGAATCGATTTCGCCTTTCCGACGCGGACCCTTTATCTGGCCAACGACGATCGCAGACAGCTCAAGCTGAAAATGCTTCGAGGCACCACAGATGTGCCCATCACAGAAGGTTGA